From one Ammospiza caudacuta isolate bAmmCau1 chromosome 8, bAmmCau1.pri, whole genome shotgun sequence genomic stretch:
- the TRAK2 gene encoding trafficking kinesin-binding protein 2, whose translation MSFDPRGLDSIPDGCSSEDLAEVELVGMLEEQLPDYKLRADSLCLYESAGWMQPVAARGRLPEGAAPAPQEDSVRYMILGPDNVEQKDYGEADMVKRLLAEKDRDLELAARIGQALLKRNHLLMEQNEALEEQLGQTLDRVNQLQHELAKKDDLLRIVSIASEESETDSSCSTPLRFNESFTVCHDPLQLDVLQDKLRELEEENLALRSKACHLKSETITYEEKEQQLVNDCVKELRQTNAQISRITEELSEKSEEVIRYQEEISSLLSQIVDLQHKLKENVIEKEELKLHLQASKDAQRQLTAELHEFQDRNAECLGMLHESQEEVKLLRSRASSVACLCHSQSRGAFPVDSLAAEIEGTMRKELSQADESLLSKQKDQQKRVFDTVKVANIIRGRSLSFPAPLPIPGSNRSSAVMTAKPFQSGVHHLESHARMVPGSSSEQNLKDTHSPGQPGTPGDNDLVTALHRLSLRRQNYLCEKQFFEEEWDRKLHLLAEQKEEASGCSTPTESSFSPSTNSEFTDLSASSSNLRVLLPEKLQIVKPIEGSQTLFHWQQLARPNLGTILDPRPGVVTKGFTPLSDDTTSMHHISDLEEDDEEEGEGGITFQAQQSFPEEKKCALAKPVAGIFLPPITSAAVPLTASNPGKCLSSTNSTFTFTTCRILHPSDVTQVTPSSRGASFSLGNTGSSTGNPVVSTPAIPYRLSIGEFLTNRRDSTTTFSSTSSLAKLLQERGISAKVYDSPMLEKPPLLQPSRTLPIPSTPPNSPSRSPCPSPPLFEPRAHHSENFLASRPAETFLQETYGLKPSRNVPDVGQQKMSLVDRLKRLGIARVIKPPETQDHGKNQGPEAGLQRQDSAGFLNAGGNLMAGLRRNQSLPAMIGALGAPVCTQSSKMDMLKED comes from the exons ATGAGTTTTGATCCCAGGGGCTTGGACAGCATCCCTG ATGGGTGCTCCAGTGAGGACCTTGCTGAGGTGGAGCTGGTGGGcatgctggaggagcagctgccgGATTACAAGTTACGGGCGGACTCTCTGTGCCTGTATGAGAGCGCAGGCTGGATGCAGCCCGTGGCTGCCCGCGGCCGGCTGCCGGAGGGGGCTGCTCCCGCTCCTCAGGAGGACTCCGTCCGTTACATGA ttcTTGGCCCAGACAATGTGGAGCAGAAAGACTACGGTGAAGCTGACATGGTCAAACGTCTGTTAGCTGAG AAGGATCGGGACCTGGAACTGGCGGCGCGAATTGGACAAGCCCTCCTTAAGCGCAACCATCTGTTGATGGAGCAGAATGAAGCACTGGAAGAACAGTTAGGACAAACTCTAGACAGA GTTAACCAGCTGCAGCATGAGCTGGCAAAGAAGGATGACCTGCTGCGCATCGTTTCCATCGCTTCCGAGGAGAGCGAGACGGATTCCAGCTGTTCCACACCGCTGCGTTTCAACGAGTCTTTCACTGTGTGCCACGACCCATTGCAGCTGGATGTCCTGCAGGATaaactgagggagctggaggaggagaaccTGGCTCTGCGATCCAAG GCTTGCCATCTGAAGTCAGAAACCATTACATATgaagagaaggagcagcagctggtcAATGACTGTGTCAAAGAACTCC GGCAAACAAATGCTCAGATCTCCAGGATAACAGAGGAGTTGTCAGAGAAGAGTGAGGAGGTGATTCGCTACCAGGAAGAGATCTCATCCCTTTTGTCCCAGATTGTTGATCTTCAGCATAAGCTCAAAGAA AATGTGATTGAGAAGGAAGAGCTTAAACTTCATTTACAAGCCTCCAAAGATGCTCAGAGACAACTGACGGCAGAG CTCCATGAGTTTCAGGACCGGAATGCAGAGTGTCTGGGCATGTTGCACGAGTCCCAGGAGGAAGTGAAATTGCTGCgcagcagagccagctctgtCGCTTGTCTGTGCCACTCGCAGTCCCGTGGAGCATTTCCTGTG GATTCCCTTGCAGCAGAAATTGAAGGGACAATGCGGAAGGAATTGAGTCAGGCTGATGAATCTCTTCTCTCCAAGCAAAA GGATCAACAGAAGCGAGTGTTTGACACTGTCAAGGTTGCCAATATCATCCGTGGCCGCTCCCTGTCCTTTCCTGCCCCACTGCCGATCCCTGGATCAAATCGCTCCAGTGCTGTTATGACAGCAAAGCCCTTCCAGTCTGGCGTGCACCACCTGGAGAGCCACGCACGGATggtcccagggagcagctctgagcagaatTTAAA AGACACTCACAGTCCTGGCCAGCCGGGAACCCCTGGAGACAATGACCTGgtcacagctctgcacaggctgTCCCTGCGTCGTCAGAACTACCTGTGTGAGAAGCAGTTCTTCGAGGAGGAGTGGGACCGAAAACTGCATTTGCTGGCTGAGCAGAAAGAAGAGGCCAGTGGCTGCAGTACACCAACAGAAAGCTCCTTTTCCCCAAGCACAAACTCAGAGTTCACAGATCTCTCTGCCAGCTCTAGTAATCTCCGTGTTCTCCTACCAGAGAAGTTGCAAATTGTCAAACCCATTGAAG GATCTCAGACCCTTTTTCACTGGCAGCAGCTTGCTCGACCCAACCTCGGCACCATTCTTGACCCAAGACCAGGTGTTGTTACTAAAGGCTTTACCCCTCTGTCTGATGATACCACATCTATGCACCACATCTCTGACCTGGAGGAAGATGATGAGGAAGAGGGTGAAGGAGGTATAACATTTCAAGCACAACAGTCcttcccagaggaaaagaaatgtgcATTGGCAAAGCCAGTGGCAGGGATTTTCCTGCCACCTATTACTTCAGCAGCAGTACCACTCACTG CCTCAAATCCAGGGAAGTGTCTATCTTCAACAAATTCCACATTTACCTTCACTACCTGTAGGATCCTTCACCCATCTGATGTCACTCAAGTTACTCCCAG ctccAGGGGTGCTTCATTTTCACTGGGGAATACTGGCAGCAGTACTGGAAACCCAGTAGTGAGCACTCCAGCCATTCCTTACAGACTAAGTATTGGAGAATTTCTCACCAACAGAAGAGACTCAACTACTACtttcagcagcacaagcagcctGGCTAAACTTTTGCAAGAACGAGGCATCTCTGCCAAGGTTTACGACAGCCCCATGTTAGAAAAACCGCCTTTGCTGCAACCCTCCCGAACTCTTCCCATTCCTTCTACTCCACCAAACTCTCCTTCGCGTTCACCTTGTCCTTCCCCACCGCTGTTTGAGCCTCGAGCGCATCACTCAGAGAATTTCCTGGCTTCTCGGCCAGCAGAAACGTTTTTGCAGGAAACGTATGGCCTAAAGCCCTCCCGGAACGTCCCGGACGTAGGCCAGCAGAAGATGAGCCTCGTGGACAGACTGAAGAGGCTGGGCATTGCCAGGGTGATCAAGCCCCCTGAAACACAGGACCATGGCAAGAATCAGGGGCCAGAGGCTGGCTTGCAGAGGCAGGACTCAGCTGGGTTTTTAAATGCAGGTGGCAACTTAATGGCAGGACTGAGAAGAAACCAGAGTCTTCCAGCCATGAttggagcactgggagctcctGTTTGCACACAGTCATCAAAAATGGATATGCTAAAGGAAGACTAA